Proteins encoded by one window of Cyanobium sp. NS01:
- a CDS encoding carotenoid oxygenase family protein produces MTIAPSRSPAPSGATWQRADWASSFRNVGTELADVAVTASRGTIPAELCGSLYRNGPGRLERGGQWVHHPFDGDGMITALRFEGGEARLSNRFVRTEGWQAEESAGRFVYRGVFGTQKPGGALANAFDLRLKNIANTHVVRLGDQLLALWEAAEPHALDPHSLETRGLSRLDGVLKPGEAFSAHPRFDPGHRGAPRMVTFGVKSGPRSTIRLMEFATADDPAAGVQAGQLLAERHDTMAGFAFLHDFAITPNWAVFLQNAMAFNPLPYVLGQKGAAQCLASKPGEIGRFFLVPRPGSAAAERHAKPLEVPAPEGFVFHHLNAFEDEATGELVLDSIFYADFPSIGPGDDFRSVDFEAIPEGQLKRCRIDLERAATDPAGAVSSDWLEQRCCEFATVHPARQGREARFAWMAVTEQERGNAPLQAIEKLDLSSGERRVWCAGARSFVSEPVMVPRAGTGSEAASGPEDDGWLLCVVWNGARCASDLVILNAHDLSEQAVLELPLAIPHGLHGSWVAA; encoded by the coding sequence ATGACCATCGCCCCCAGCCGTTCCCCGGCCCCCTCCGGCGCCACCTGGCAGCGGGCGGACTGGGCCAGCTCCTTCCGCAACGTGGGCACCGAGCTCGCCGATGTGGCCGTCACGGCGAGCCGGGGCACCATCCCGGCCGAGCTCTGCGGCAGCCTCTACCGCAACGGCCCGGGCCGGCTGGAGCGGGGCGGGCAGTGGGTGCACCACCCCTTCGATGGCGACGGCATGATCACGGCCCTGCGCTTTGAGGGCGGCGAGGCCCGGCTCAGCAACCGCTTCGTGCGCACGGAGGGCTGGCAGGCCGAGGAGAGCGCCGGCCGTTTCGTGTACCGCGGCGTGTTCGGCACCCAGAAACCGGGGGGGGCTCTGGCCAACGCCTTCGACCTGCGGCTCAAGAACATCGCCAACACCCACGTGGTGCGCCTCGGCGACCAGCTGCTGGCCCTCTGGGAGGCGGCGGAACCCCATGCCCTCGATCCCCACAGCCTGGAAACCCGGGGCCTCAGCCGCCTCGATGGGGTGCTCAAGCCGGGTGAGGCCTTCAGCGCCCACCCCCGCTTTGATCCCGGTCACCGGGGGGCGCCACGGATGGTGACCTTCGGTGTCAAGAGCGGGCCGCGCAGCACGATCCGGCTGATGGAGTTCGCCACGGCCGACGACCCTGCCGCCGGCGTGCAGGCGGGCCAGCTGCTGGCGGAGCGCCACGACACGATGGCGGGCTTCGCCTTCCTGCACGACTTCGCCATCACCCCCAACTGGGCCGTGTTCCTGCAGAACGCCATGGCCTTCAATCCCCTGCCCTACGTGCTCGGCCAGAAGGGGGCAGCCCAGTGCCTGGCCTCCAAGCCCGGCGAGATCGGCCGCTTCTTTCTGGTGCCCCGGCCCGGCAGCGCCGCGGCGGAGCGCCATGCCAAGCCCCTGGAGGTGCCAGCCCCCGAGGGCTTTGTGTTCCACCACCTCAATGCCTTCGAGGATGAAGCCACGGGCGAGCTGGTGCTCGATTCGATCTTCTACGCCGACTTCCCCTCGATCGGCCCCGGCGACGACTTCCGCTCGGTGGACTTCGAGGCCATTCCCGAGGGGCAGCTGAAGCGCTGCCGCATCGACCTGGAGCGAGCCGCCACTGATCCTGCCGGGGCCGTGAGCTCCGACTGGCTGGAGCAGCGCTGCTGCGAATTCGCCACCGTGCATCCGGCCCGCCAGGGCCGCGAGGCCCGCTTCGCCTGGATGGCCGTGACCGAGCAGGAGCGTGGCAATGCGCCCTTGCAAGCGATCGAGAAGCTGGATCTCAGCAGCGGCGAGCGGCGCGTGTGGTGCGCCGGGGCGCGGAGCTTCGTGAGCGAGCCCGTGATGGTGCCCCGCGCCGGCACGGGCTCTGAAGCCGCCAGCGGCCCTGAAGACGACGGCTGGCTGCTCTGCGTGGTGTGGAACGGCGCCCGCTGCGCCAGTGATCTGGTGATCCTCAACGCCCACGATCTCTCCGAGCAGGCGGTGCTGGAGCTGCCGCTGGCCATCCCCCATGGCCTGCACGGCAGCTGGGTGGCGGCCTAA
- the lpxK gene encoding tetraacyldisaccharide 4'-kinase, whose protein sequence is MLIRPPAFLYQRGPSLRARLLRPLAVLYALASGLHRGWVRPLRPAVPVVSIGNITLGGTGKTPLVIGLARELGRRGVRLAVLTRGYGSGRRSPIRLEGGRGREPLAPEAGRRAPLRQVGDEALELMGSLPGVPVWVGSDRRSAARQAVAEGAELLLLDDGLQHWSLARDCDVTVLDERHGLGNGLLFPAGPLREPASQLGRADLLVLTGSGAAPMAGGDPSVDLPDLGGRLAPEQLGWPAAKPWLRVPASLQPAPSLRGRPLLAFCGIGLPGKFFAALRQAGLQLVGSQAFPDHHPYAQADLERLLAMAQARGGATLVTTVKDWHRLPPHSRSVVAAVPLVLDPEALKALADLVQERLRLAWS, encoded by the coding sequence ATGCTGATCCGGCCGCCTGCGTTCCTCTACCAGCGCGGTCCCTCCCTGAGGGCACGGCTGCTGCGTCCACTGGCCGTGCTCTATGCCCTCGCCAGCGGGCTGCACCGGGGCTGGGTGCGACCCCTGCGCCCAGCGGTGCCGGTGGTGTCGATCGGCAACATCACGCTGGGCGGCACCGGCAAGACCCCCCTGGTGATCGGTCTGGCCCGGGAGCTGGGCAGGCGGGGGGTGCGCCTGGCCGTGCTCACCCGCGGCTACGGCAGCGGCCGCCGCTCGCCGATCCGCCTGGAGGGCGGCCGCGGCCGGGAGCCGCTGGCGCCGGAGGCGGGGCGCCGTGCCCCCCTGCGGCAGGTGGGGGATGAGGCCCTCGAGCTGATGGGCAGCCTGCCCGGCGTGCCGGTGTGGGTGGGTTCTGATCGCCGCTCCGCGGCCCGCCAGGCGGTGGCCGAGGGGGCCGAGCTGCTGCTGCTGGATGACGGCCTGCAGCACTGGTCCCTGGCCCGCGACTGCGACGTGACCGTGCTCGATGAGCGCCATGGCCTCGGCAATGGGCTGCTCTTTCCCGCTGGACCCCTGCGCGAGCCGGCCTCCCAGCTGGGGCGCGCCGACCTGCTGGTGCTCACCGGCAGCGGCGCTGCTCCCATGGCCGGCGGCGACCCCAGCGTGGACCTGCCTGATCTGGGGGGCCGTCTTGCCCCCGAGCAGTTGGGCTGGCCCGCCGCCAAACCCTGGTTGCGGGTGCCCGCCAGCCTGCAGCCGGCCCCCAGCCTGCGGGGACGGCCGCTGCTGGCCTTCTGCGGCATCGGCTTGCCGGGCAAGTTCTTTGCGGCGCTGCGCCAGGCGGGGCTGCAGCTGGTGGGGAGCCAGGCCTTCCCCGACCACCACCCCTATGCTCAGGCCGATCTGGAGCGGCTGCTGGCCATGGCCCAGGCCCGGGGAGGAGCCACGCTGGTGACCACCGTGAAGGACTGGCATCGCCTGCCCCCCCATTCCCGCAGCGTGGTGGCGGCCGTGCCCCTGGTGCTGGATCCTGAGGCGCTCAAGGCCCTGGCCGACCTGGTGCAGGAGCGGTTGCGGCTGGCATGGAGCTGA
- a CDS encoding phosphoglucomutase/phosphomannomutase family protein: MVSAPLPLDAAPISFGTDGWRGILGVDITVERLLPVAAAAARELAASAPAELRSREVVIGYDRRFLAPELAEAICAAVRGAELEPVLADTPTPTPTSSWAVVERGALGALVITASHNPPEWLGLKIKGPFGGSVEGDFTQRVETRLAAGGITVPRPGETLRFDALGPYLAGLRAKVDTGALAAGLERLGLSVIVDPMHGSAAGVLPALLGPQALASGAIQEIRSQRDPLFGGHPPEPLAPYLQELIAAVRASTAAGKPAMGIVFDGDGDRIAAVDELGRFCSTQLLMPLFIDHLARARQLPGLVIKTVSGSDLMQQVAEGLGRTVLEKPVGFKYIAAEMLAGEVLVGGEESGGVGFGMHLPERDAPFAALLLIEALVEGGVPLGQRLDALQQRCGGAAAYDRLDLRLPDMAARGRLEALLAAQPPAEVAGVPVQEVIRTDGVKLRLGPSHWLMLRFSGTEPLLRLYCEAPTPERVACVLAWAQQLAEQV, encoded by the coding sequence ATGGTTTCAGCCCCGCTGCCCCTGGACGCGGCCCCGATCAGCTTCGGCACCGATGGCTGGCGGGGCATCCTCGGCGTGGACATCACCGTGGAGCGGCTGTTGCCGGTGGCGGCGGCCGCCGCCCGCGAACTGGCCGCCTCGGCGCCGGCGGAGCTGCGCAGCCGCGAAGTGGTGATCGGCTACGACCGCCGCTTCCTGGCGCCGGAGCTGGCCGAGGCCATCTGCGCCGCCGTGAGGGGAGCCGAACTGGAGCCCGTGCTCGCCGACACCCCCACCCCCACACCCACCAGCAGCTGGGCGGTGGTGGAGCGCGGCGCCCTCGGCGCCCTGGTGATCACCGCCAGCCACAACCCGCCCGAATGGCTCGGCCTCAAGATCAAGGGGCCCTTCGGTGGCTCGGTGGAGGGGGACTTCACCCAGCGGGTGGAAACACGCCTGGCCGCCGGCGGCATCACCGTGCCGCGGCCGGGCGAAACGCTCCGCTTCGATGCCCTCGGCCCCTACCTGGCGGGCCTGCGGGCCAAGGTGGACACCGGCGCCCTGGCGGCAGGGCTGGAGCGGCTCGGCCTGAGTGTGATCGTGGATCCGATGCACGGCTCCGCCGCCGGCGTGCTGCCTGCCCTGCTGGGCCCCCAGGCCCTGGCCAGCGGGGCCATCCAGGAGATCCGCAGCCAGCGGGACCCCCTGTTCGGCGGCCATCCCCCCGAGCCCCTGGCGCCCTACCTGCAGGAGCTCATTGCCGCGGTGCGCGCCAGCACGGCGGCCGGCAAACCGGCCATGGGAATCGTGTTCGACGGCGATGGCGACCGCATCGCGGCGGTGGATGAGCTGGGCCGCTTCTGCAGCACCCAGCTGCTGATGCCCCTGTTCATCGACCACCTGGCCCGGGCCCGCCAGCTGCCGGGGCTGGTGATCAAGACCGTGAGCGGCTCCGACCTGATGCAGCAGGTGGCGGAGGGGCTGGGGCGCACCGTGCTGGAAAAACCGGTGGGCTTCAAGTACATCGCCGCCGAGATGCTGGCTGGCGAGGTGCTGGTGGGGGGCGAGGAATCGGGCGGCGTGGGGTTCGGCATGCACCTGCCGGAACGGGACGCCCCCTTTGCCGCCCTGCTGCTGATCGAGGCGCTGGTGGAGGGTGGCGTGCCCCTGGGCCAGCGCCTCGATGCCCTGCAGCAGCGCTGTGGCGGAGCCGCGGCCTACGACCGACTCGATCTGCGCCTGCCGGACATGGCCGCCCGGGGCCGGCTGGAGGCCCTGCTGGCCGCCCAGCCGCCGGCCGAGGTGGCCGGAGTGCCGGTGCAGGAGGTGATCCGCACCGACGGCGTGAAGCTGCGGCTGGGACCCAGCCACTGGCTGATGCTGCGCTTCTCGGGCACCGAGCCACTGCTGCGGCTCTACTGCGAGGCCCCCACTCCGGAGCGGGTGGCCTGTGTGCTCGCCTGGGCACAGCAGCTGGCCGAGCAGGTGTGA
- a CDS encoding folate-binding protein YgfZ gives MHDPWTWQPAPAARLQQAVTLLHLRGPDTLRFLHGQTSADLERAPAGAWIRTCCISPTGRMRALAEVLVEREGAWLVITHGDAAAVRAGLDRVLFPADQVELGALQPAWLLTPLPSLSPAVATPTPAGPPAALQWQALPADQGWRLGPGWLLHQLTALPAELEALPPLGADEQERWRLQQGLPAEPAELNDGTNPFELGLADRVSLSKGCYVGQETLAKLATYDGVKQQLRRWHLPQPAEGSGAEQPTPLAAAPIGAVLLSAEESDGGRCGSVTSALQLASGAWIGLALVRRQALAATELRLGPGGPCVQMSTPAGFMAPPVGAGSGSASGAS, from the coding sequence ATGCACGATCCCTGGACCTGGCAACCCGCCCCCGCGGCACGGCTGCAGCAAGCCGTGACCCTGCTGCACCTGCGCGGGCCCGACACCCTGCGGTTTCTGCATGGACAGACCAGCGCTGATCTGGAACGCGCCCCAGCGGGGGCCTGGATCCGCACCTGCTGCATTTCCCCCACCGGCCGCATGCGGGCCCTGGCGGAGGTGCTCGTGGAGCGCGAGGGCGCCTGGCTGGTGATCACCCACGGGGATGCCGCCGCCGTCCGCGCCGGTCTCGACCGGGTGCTCTTCCCCGCCGATCAGGTGGAGCTGGGCGCGTTGCAGCCCGCCTGGCTGCTGACGCCCCTGCCCAGCCTCAGCCCCGCCGTCGCCACACCCACCCCGGCCGGCCCGCCAGCAGCACTGCAGTGGCAGGCCCTGCCCGCGGATCAGGGCTGGCGGCTGGGGCCAGGCTGGTTGCTCCACCAGCTCACGGCTCTGCCCGCGGAACTGGAGGCCCTGCCGCCCCTGGGCGCCGACGAGCAGGAGCGCTGGCGGCTGCAGCAGGGCCTGCCGGCCGAACCGGCTGAACTCAACGACGGCACCAACCCGTTTGAGCTGGGCCTGGCGGATCGGGTGAGCCTCTCGAAGGGCTGCTACGTGGGCCAGGAAACCCTGGCCAAGCTGGCCACCTACGACGGCGTCAAACAACAGCTGCGCCGCTGGCATCTGCCCCAGCCTGCGGAGGGCTCCGGGGCGGAGCAGCCCACGCCACTGGCGGCAGCTCCGATCGGCGCGGTGCTGCTCAGTGCCGAGGAATCCGATGGCGGCCGCTGCGGCAGCGTCACCTCCGCCCTGCAGCTCGCTTCGGGCGCCTGGATCGGCCTGGCCCTGGTGCGCCGCCAGGCCCTTGCCGCCACCGAACTGCGACTCGGCCCCGGCGGGCCCTGCGTGCAGATGTCCACCCCGGCTGGGTTCATGGCCCCGCCGGTGGGGGCCGGCTCCGGGAGCGCATCCGGGGCCAGCTGA
- a CDS encoding TM0106 family RecB-like putative nuclease codes for MTQVVLTDRLLRSWLRCKRRAWLDRHGDPEARRWTAHRSLALSDQLASFQSLLAQKPGHGEAACAAAAPGVVGLRLQGEGPAGLQLQAHPSLLERLPGPSRWGDHAYRPVLGRQGRNLTREHRLLLALWGRLLAEYQRAPVPQALVVAGSGRNLQRDTLSLSAGLQHQLDDALVRLAETMESPEPPPLVADRKKCVLCSWRGKCDQEAAAEGHLSEVSGIGGKRREMLLGLGITNLKELAAADPAWLGEALAVHGEQHRHNAAVLVAQARVQAQGRPERLEPEPPAAEGAGGLDPLPELRHCPGVLLYDIESDPDARDDFLHGFVIVPRGADGAWPAGPVPAQGSWRYQPLLALYDHGEALLWQRLRRLLGRYPAWPLLHYGETESIALLRLARRQGAGEAELTALRQRLVDVHARVRRHWRLPVNSYGLKAVASWLGFRWSQSGVDGARCLLWWRQWRRDGGGQRLQRIFTYNRDDNLATWAVVRWLLDGPG; via the coding sequence ATGACCCAGGTGGTGCTCACCGACCGGCTGTTGCGCAGCTGGCTGCGCTGCAAGCGCCGGGCCTGGCTGGATCGCCATGGCGATCCGGAGGCCAGGCGCTGGACGGCCCATCGCAGCCTGGCCCTCAGCGACCAGCTGGCCAGTTTCCAGAGCCTTCTGGCCCAGAAACCCGGCCATGGCGAGGCGGCCTGTGCAGCCGCTGCCCCGGGGGTGGTGGGGCTGCGGCTGCAGGGGGAGGGGCCCGCGGGTCTGCAGCTGCAGGCCCATCCCTCCCTGCTGGAGCGGCTGCCGGGCCCCAGCCGCTGGGGCGACCATGCCTACCGCCCGGTGCTGGGGCGCCAGGGCCGTAACCTCACCCGCGAGCACCGGTTGCTGCTGGCTCTGTGGGGTCGGCTGCTGGCCGAGTACCAGCGAGCCCCTGTGCCCCAGGCCCTGGTGGTGGCGGGCTCGGGCCGGAACCTGCAGCGAGACACCCTCAGCCTCAGCGCTGGCCTGCAGCACCAGCTCGATGACGCCCTTGTGCGCCTCGCCGAAACCATGGAGAGCCCAGAGCCACCGCCCCTGGTGGCCGACCGCAAGAAGTGTGTGCTCTGCAGCTGGCGCGGCAAGTGCGATCAGGAGGCGGCGGCCGAGGGCCATCTCAGCGAGGTGAGCGGCATTGGCGGCAAGCGGCGCGAGATGCTGCTGGGGCTGGGCATCACCAATCTCAAGGAGCTGGCGGCCGCCGATCCGGCCTGGCTGGGGGAGGCCCTGGCCGTGCACGGCGAGCAACATCGCCACAACGCCGCGGTGCTGGTGGCCCAGGCCCGGGTGCAGGCCCAGGGGCGGCCTGAGCGGCTGGAGCCGGAGCCCCCTGCGGCCGAGGGGGCAGGCGGCCTCGATCCGCTCCCCGAACTGCGCCACTGCCCCGGCGTGCTGCTCTATGACATCGAATCGGATCCCGATGCCCGCGACGACTTCCTGCACGGGTTCGTGATCGTGCCCCGCGGCGCCGACGGCGCCTGGCCGGCAGGCCCTGTGCCCGCCCAGGGCAGCTGGCGCTATCAGCCCCTGCTGGCCCTGTATGACCACGGCGAGGCCCTGCTGTGGCAGCGGCTGCGGCGGCTGCTCGGGCGCTACCCGGCCTGGCCGCTGCTCCACTACGGCGAAACCGAGTCGATCGCCCTGCTGCGCCTGGCCCGGCGCCAGGGGGCTGGGGAGGCCGAACTCACGGCTCTGCGGCAGCGGCTGGTGGACGTGCATGCCAGGGTGCGGCGCCACTGGCGCCTGCCGGTGAACAGCTACGGCTTGAAGGCCGTGGCCAGCTGGCTCGGCTTTCGCTGGAGCCAGAGCGGCGTGGATGGCGCCCGCTGTCTGCTGTGGTGGCGCCAGTGGCGCCGCGACGGCGGCGGCCAGCGCCTGCAGCGGATCTTCACCTACAACCGCGACGACAACCTGGCCACCTGGGCGGTGGTGCGCTGGCTGCTCGACGGCCCAGGCTGA
- the lpxB gene encoding lipid-A-disaccharide synthase encodes MELSPAPLRLLVVAGEASGDLHGGALLRQLRSRLPEAEILGVGGERMRAAGLLQLADVRHLSAAGVVEILGSLGRHYRVMRLLKRQMDRQRPAAVALIDYPGFNLLVAQEAHRRGIPVFFYIAPQVWAWGQGRARRMAGYIDRLAVIFPFEAPLFNAHGRAFARYVGHPLMDGLAVTSSREATLRRHGFRPDQRLLLLLPGSRRAEIRLLLPALLAAAAAFRREGWQVGLLRAPTVDQAFLEQVAGETPLPRCCSGEDTNNLLHAADGALVSSGTATLQAALLGCPHVIVYRFSRLTYLLARLATRHRVIGLPNVILGRVAFPELVQRAVTPANLVRELRQLLADPAGVRQAVEELRSKMGPPGASARAADELVDLVR; translated from the coding sequence ATGGAGCTGAGCCCGGCCCCATTGCGGCTGCTGGTGGTGGCGGGTGAGGCCTCGGGCGACCTGCACGGCGGTGCCCTGCTGCGGCAGCTGCGCTCTCGCCTGCCCGAGGCCGAAATCCTGGGCGTGGGGGGGGAGCGGATGCGGGCCGCCGGCCTCTTGCAGCTGGCCGATGTGCGCCATCTCTCCGCTGCCGGGGTGGTGGAGATCCTGGGCAGCCTGGGCCGCCACTACCGGGTGATGCGGCTGCTGAAGCGCCAGATGGACCGCCAGCGCCCGGCGGCCGTGGCCCTGATCGACTACCCGGGCTTCAACCTCCTGGTGGCCCAGGAGGCCCACCGGCGCGGCATTCCGGTGTTCTTCTACATCGCTCCGCAGGTGTGGGCCTGGGGCCAGGGCCGGGCGCGCCGGATGGCCGGCTACATCGATCGTCTGGCGGTGATCTTTCCCTTCGAGGCGCCGCTGTTCAATGCCCACGGCCGGGCCTTCGCCCGCTACGTGGGCCATCCCCTGATGGATGGGCTGGCGGTGACCTCCAGCCGGGAGGCCACCCTGCGGCGCCATGGCTTCCGGCCCGATCAGCGGCTGTTGCTGCTGTTGCCGGGCAGCCGCCGCGCCGAGATCCGGCTGCTGCTGCCGGCCCTGCTCGCCGCCGCCGCCGCGTTCCGCCGGGAGGGCTGGCAGGTGGGCCTGCTGCGGGCCCCCACGGTGGACCAGGCCTTTCTCGAGCAGGTGGCCGGGGAGACCCCCCTGCCCCGCTGCTGCTCCGGCGAGGACACCAACAACCTGCTGCACGCCGCCGATGGCGCCCTGGTCAGCTCCGGCACCGCCACCCTGCAGGCCGCCCTGCTGGGTTGTCCCCACGTGATCGTCTACCGCTTCTCGCGGCTCACCTATCTGTTGGCCAGGCTGGCCACCCGCCATCGGGTGATCGGTCTGCCGAATGTGATTCTGGGTCGGGTCGCCTTCCCGGAGCTGGTGCAGCGGGCCGTGACGCCGGCCAACCTGGTGCGGGAGCTGCGCCAGCTGCTGGCCGATCCCGCCGGGGTGCGCCAGGCCGTGGAGGAGCTCCGCAGCAAGATGGGGCCGCCGGGCGCCTCGGCCCGGGCGGCCGACGAACTGGTGGATCTTGTGCGATGA
- the pyrE gene encoding orotate phosphoribosyltransferase: MRQELLQRLARQAYRRGSFTLASGRSSDHYVNCKPVSLSGVGLALLGSLLLAEVEAEAAAVAGLTLGADPLVSAVALRAALEGRDLAALIVRKQAKGHGTGAWLEGPLPAAGNRITVLEDVVTTGGSSLLAVNQLRQAGYAVERVVTIVDRQEGGLEAMTAAGLELRSLFLLDELAATASALP; encoded by the coding sequence ATGCGGCAGGAACTGCTGCAGCGCCTGGCCCGCCAGGCTTACAGGCGCGGCAGTTTCACCCTGGCCTCGGGTCGCAGCAGCGATCACTACGTGAACTGCAAGCCCGTGAGCCTCAGCGGCGTGGGGCTGGCCCTGCTCGGATCGCTGCTGCTGGCCGAGGTGGAAGCCGAGGCGGCAGCCGTGGCCGGACTCACCCTGGGGGCCGATCCCCTCGTGAGCGCCGTGGCCCTGCGGGCGGCCCTGGAGGGCCGGGACCTGGCAGCCCTGATCGTGCGCAAACAGGCCAAGGGCCATGGCACGGGCGCCTGGCTGGAGGGTCCGCTGCCGGCGGCCGGCAACCGGATCACCGTGCTGGAGGACGTGGTGACCACCGGCGGCTCCTCACTCCTGGCGGTGAACCAGCTCCGGCAGGCGGGCTATGCGGTGGAGCGGGTGGTGACCATCGTGGACCGGCAGGAGGGTGGCCTTGAGGCCATGACGGCCGCCGGCCTGGAGCTGCGCAGCCTGTTTCTGCTCGACGAGCTGGCGGCCACGGCCAGCGCTCTGCCCTGA
- the rdgB gene encoding RdgB/HAM1 family non-canonical purine NTP pyrophosphatase, producing METTNSKPGVLVIASGNAGKVREFSRLLAGLGLEVRPQPAGLEVEETGSSFAENAAIKATAVARLTGCWALADDSGLCVAALGGAPGVQSARYAATDAARIARLLDELAAVGGSSSAAKAEQRSAQFSAALAVADPQGRVRLAVEGHCPGVILEAPRGTGGFGYDPVFHVPEAGQTFAEMDSATKARLGHRGRAFAALAPQLRQLFASP from the coding sequence ATGGAAACCACGAACAGCAAACCCGGCGTGCTGGTGATCGCCAGCGGCAACGCCGGCAAAGTGCGCGAATTCAGCCGGCTGCTGGCGGGGCTGGGCCTGGAGGTGAGGCCCCAGCCCGCAGGCCTGGAGGTGGAGGAAACGGGCAGCAGCTTCGCCGAGAACGCGGCCATCAAGGCCACCGCCGTGGCCCGCCTGACGGGCTGCTGGGCCCTGGCCGACGACTCCGGCCTCTGCGTGGCGGCCCTCGGCGGTGCCCCGGGAGTGCAGTCAGCCCGCTACGCCGCCACCGATGCCGCCCGCATCGCCCGGCTGCTGGACGAACTGGCCGCCGTCGGTGGCAGCTCCAGCGCCGCCAAGGCCGAGCAGCGCAGCGCTCAGTTCAGCGCCGCCCTGGCCGTGGCCGACCCCCAAGGCAGGGTGCGGCTGGCGGTGGAGGGTCACTGCCCGGGCGTGATTCTGGAGGCGCCCCGGGGCACGGGGGGCTTTGGGTACGACCCGGTGTTCCACGTGCCCGAGGCCGGCCAGACCTTCGCCGAGATGGACAGCGCCACCAAGGCCCGCCTGGGCCATCGGGGCCGCGCCTTCGCGGCCCTCGCACCCCAGCTGCGCCAGCTGTTCGCCAGCCCTTAG
- a CDS encoding ABC transporter ATP-binding protein: MSRPVYRRFLAYGKPYLWPTFLLALLFNLGYGASTGFVPLVIRHLFDDVLPSSDRGRLYSAPAVILGVIVLRAVCQYLGAYLTETVSQSITADLRSDLAAKVMVLPQSYIDRHPSSTLISRLLSDVTLVKTGIVDGFSSIFKDALTLLALVLVAFYQDWLLALIAFILFPVAILPVLRSSKKVRRHSSRGQSSLARLASYLQESLVGSRVVKVFGMEAYELKRFHEENTAVLKAALRTTRAKLANQPLMELLGAVGFSAVLVYGGEAVISGSRTTGSFFAFLTSLYLCYAPFKGLARANAVLQQGVSAAQDLFAILDTPVDPVEAPVPRQLQGVARELRAEALSFGYGTDPVIRQLALRIPVGSTVALVGPSGGGKSTIIDLFCRFYDPDAGRISIDGIDIRELSLASLRSLISVVDQNTFLFNDTVANNIAYGHAAASRAAVEAAARAANAHGFIAQLPQGYDTLIGENGTLLSGGQRQRIAIARALIKNAPILLLDEATSALDSASEQVVQEALDRLMSNRTTLVVAHRLSTVVNADRICVIEAGAMVESGTHRELMARGGRYAALFSTQFANPSVVSSR, encoded by the coding sequence ATGAGCAGGCCTGTGTACCGGCGCTTCCTGGCCTACGGGAAGCCCTATCTGTGGCCCACCTTTCTGCTGGCCCTGCTGTTCAACCTCGGCTATGGGGCCTCCACGGGCTTCGTGCCTCTGGTGATTCGCCACCTCTTCGACGACGTGCTGCCCAGCAGTGATCGGGGCCGGCTCTACAGCGCTCCGGCCGTGATCCTGGGGGTGATCGTGCTGCGGGCCGTCTGCCAGTACCTGGGGGCCTACCTCACCGAGACGGTGAGCCAGTCGATCACGGCGGATCTGCGCTCCGATCTGGCCGCCAAGGTGATGGTGCTGCCGCAGTCGTACATCGACCGCCATCCCTCCAGCACCCTGATCTCGCGTCTGCTCAGTGATGTGACGCTGGTCAAGACCGGCATCGTGGACGGCTTCTCCTCGATCTTCAAAGATGCGCTCACCCTGCTGGCCCTGGTGCTGGTGGCCTTCTACCAGGACTGGCTGCTGGCCCTGATCGCCTTCATTCTCTTTCCAGTGGCGATCCTGCCGGTGCTGCGCTCCTCGAAGAAGGTGCGGCGCCACTCCAGCCGCGGCCAGTCAAGCCTGGCGCGGCTGGCCAGCTACCTGCAGGAGTCGCTGGTGGGCTCCCGGGTGGTGAAGGTCTTCGGCATGGAGGCCTATGAGCTGAAACGCTTCCACGAGGAGAACACCGCCGTGCTCAAGGCGGCCCTGCGCACCACCAGGGCCAAGCTCGCCAACCAGCCCCTGATGGAGCTGCTGGGGGCGGTGGGGTTCAGCGCGGTGCTGGTGTACGGCGGCGAGGCGGTGATCAGCGGCAGCCGCACCACCGGCAGCTTCTTCGCCTTTCTCACCTCCCTCTACCTCTGCTACGCGCCGTTCAAGGGGCTGGCACGGGCCAATGCAGTGCTGCAGCAGGGGGTGTCGGCGGCCCAGGATCTCTTCGCCATCCTCGACACCCCAGTGGATCCGGTGGAGGCTCCGGTGCCGCGGCAGTTGCAGGGGGTGGCCCGGGAGCTGCGGGCTGAGGCCCTGAGCTTCGGCTACGGCACCGACCCCGTGATCCGCCAGTTGGCGCTGAGGATCCCCGTGGGCAGCACCGTGGCCCTGGTGGGCCCCAGCGGCGGCGGCAAGAGCACGATCATCGACCTCTTCTGCCGCTTCTACGACCCGGACGCCGGCCGGATCAGCATTGACGGCATCGACATCCGCGAGCTCTCCCTGGCCTCGTTGCGGAGTCTGATCTCGGTGGTGGATCAGAACACCTTCCTGTTCAACGACACGGTGGCGAACAACATCGCCTATGGCCATGCTGCCGCCTCCCGCGCGGCCGTCGAGGCCGCGGCCCGGGCCGCCAACGCCCATGGCTTCATCGCCCAGCTGCCCCAGGGCTATGACACCCTGATCGGCGAGAACGGCACCCTGCTCTCAGGCGGCCAGCGGCAGCGCATCGCCATCGCCCGCGCCCTGATCAAGAACGCCCCGATCCTGTTGCTCGACGAGGCCACCTCCGCCCTGGATTCCGCCTCGGAGCAGGTGGTGCAGGAGGCCCTGGATCGCCTGATGAGCAACCGCACCACCCTGGTGGTGGCCCACCGGCTCTCCACGGTGGTGAACGCCGACCGGATCTGCGTGATCGAGGCCGGCGCGATGGTGGAATCCGGCACCCACCGGGAGCTGATGGCTCGCGGCGGCCGGTATGCCGCCTTATTTTCGACACAATTCGCAAACCCTTCCGTGGTGTCGTCCCGATGA